A DNA window from Niabella yanshanensis contains the following coding sequences:
- a CDS encoding alpha-L-rhamnosidase, producing the protein MKKTIASILTCAFFTVGHAQTSAGKLLLENLDNPAGIMEGQPRFSWQIQSKQRNTLQSAYEIKVSSGKNIVWSSGKVNTDSSVHVAYKGSPLVANEKYQWQVKVWDQNGKSAAWSAPASFQMGLMSPGDWKAQWIESGITEAPSRPSQLFRKSFSTGKKIKSATAYITSHGMYEAYLNGKRIGDAWLTPGWTSYNKRLQYQSYDVTHLLQQGANTVGAMLGNGWYRSVLGWNNNGNIYGKTLGLLMQINIEYADGSKDIVATDGSWKSETGSVTYSEIYNGETIDARKEKLNWNTNNHDDKSWAAVQVKNYPLTNIVTTVNEAVKKQESFKALKIITTPAGEKVIDFGQNLVGWVEMKVTGKAGDSVLLSHAEVLDKKGNFYTENLRAAKAQNKYILKGGSSETFHPYFTWQGFRYVKVEGYPGELKPEHFTAYALYSDMKPTGIFNSSDSLINQLQHNIQWGQKGNFLDVPTDCPQRDERLGWTGDAQAFSRTASFNMNVNNFFAKWMRDVEADQIDGLVPHVIPNALGKDGNSAGWADVATIVPWDMYIAYGDKRILATQYNSMKAFVESVRRTTKDDLWNTTWHFGDWLFYRPFDDNDGSSAVTDKHLIAQCFYAHSTQLLINTAKVLENTADVTTYTNLLQRIKAAFNKEYVTATGRLVSGTQTAYVLALQFDMLPENSRQQAADRLVENIKRYHNHLTTGFLGTPYLCHVLTRFGHSDLAYTLLMQDTYPSWLYPVKMGATTIWERWDGIKTDGSFQTPTMNSFNHYAYGAIGDWMYRKMVGLDTYEDGVGYKHIQVKPHIGGKFTHASASLQTYYGTLSNAWKKDSAQISMQVEIPANTRATIYIPGTDISKITESNAPLSSSKDIKVTGREDGYIVVETGSGKYSFAVKQ; encoded by the coding sequence ATGAAAAAAACGATTGCTTCAATTTTGACCTGTGCATTTTTTACAGTAGGGCACGCACAAACTTCTGCCGGAAAATTATTGCTGGAGAACCTCGATAATCCGGCAGGCATCATGGAAGGTCAACCCCGCTTTAGCTGGCAAATCCAAAGCAAGCAAAGAAATACCTTACAAAGTGCTTACGAGATAAAAGTAAGCAGTGGCAAGAATATCGTATGGAGTTCAGGCAAGGTTAACACGGACTCTTCTGTTCATGTAGCTTACAAAGGAAGCCCACTGGTGGCCAATGAAAAATATCAATGGCAGGTAAAAGTGTGGGACCAAAACGGTAAAAGCGCTGCCTGGAGCGCTCCTGCTTCTTTCCAGATGGGATTAATGAGCCCGGGCGACTGGAAAGCCCAATGGATTGAATCCGGCATAACAGAAGCGCCCTCAAGACCTTCACAACTTTTTCGCAAAAGTTTTTCCACCGGCAAGAAAATTAAATCAGCCACAGCCTATATCACTTCTCACGGCATGTATGAAGCCTACCTGAATGGCAAGCGCATCGGCGATGCCTGGCTGACTCCGGGTTGGACTTCTTACAATAAGAGGCTGCAGTATCAGTCTTATGACGTAACCCATCTGCTACAACAGGGCGCTAACACCGTTGGCGCAATGTTGGGCAACGGCTGGTACCGAAGTGTATTGGGATGGAACAACAATGGCAATATTTACGGAAAGACCCTGGGACTGCTGATGCAGATTAATATTGAATATGCTGATGGCAGTAAAGATATAGTGGCCACCGACGGCAGCTGGAAATCGGAAACAGGCTCCGTTACCTATTCGGAGATCTACAACGGTGAAACCATCGACGCCCGTAAAGAAAAATTGAATTGGAACACGAATAACCATGACGACAAGAGCTGGGCTGCTGTACAGGTAAAAAATTACCCGCTTACCAACATCGTTACCACGGTAAACGAAGCGGTAAAAAAGCAGGAATCATTTAAAGCCCTCAAAATAATTACTACACCCGCTGGTGAAAAAGTAATCGACTTTGGCCAGAACCTGGTTGGGTGGGTAGAGATGAAGGTGACCGGTAAAGCAGGAGATTCAGTATTATTATCTCATGCAGAAGTATTGGACAAAAAAGGAAACTTTTATACCGAAAACCTGCGTGCTGCAAAAGCACAGAATAAGTATATCTTAAAAGGGGGAAGTTCAGAAACCTTTCACCCCTACTTTACCTGGCAGGGATTCAGGTACGTGAAAGTAGAAGGTTACCCCGGCGAATTGAAACCGGAGCACTTTACGGCCTATGCCCTGTATTCTGACATGAAACCAACCGGTATTTTCAATAGTTCTGATTCGCTGATCAATCAGCTGCAACATAATATTCAATGGGGACAAAAGGGTAATTTCCTGGATGTGCCTACTGATTGTCCCCAGCGCGACGAACGCCTGGGCTGGACCGGGGACGCACAGGCATTTTCAAGGACAGCGTCCTTCAATATGAACGTCAATAATTTCTTTGCCAAATGGATGCGCGATGTGGAAGCAGACCAGATAGATGGACTGGTACCACATGTAATCCCTAATGCATTAGGTAAAGATGGCAACAGCGCGGGCTGGGCCGATGTGGCGACTATTGTGCCCTGGGATATGTACATCGCTTACGGTGACAAACGCATCCTTGCCACCCAATACAATAGCATGAAAGCCTTTGTAGAAAGTGTACGTCGCACTACAAAAGACGATCTCTGGAACACTACCTGGCATTTCGGAGACTGGTTATTTTATCGCCCCTTTGATGATAATGACGGCAGCAGTGCCGTTACAGATAAGCACCTGATTGCCCAATGTTTTTATGCGCACTCCACACAGCTACTGATCAATACGGCTAAGGTATTGGAAAATACTGCAGATGTTACCACTTATACAAACCTGCTGCAGAGAATAAAAGCGGCTTTTAATAAAGAATATGTTACCGCAACCGGCCGGCTGGTTTCAGGAACGCAAACAGCCTATGTATTAGCATTACAGTTTGATATGCTGCCCGAAAACAGCCGCCAACAAGCAGCCGATCGACTGGTAGAAAATATTAAACGATATCATAACCACCTTACAACAGGTTTTTTAGGCACGCCTTATTTGTGCCATGTATTGACCCGGTTTGGGCATAGCGATCTGGCTTATACTTTGTTAATGCAGGACACTTATCCATCCTGGCTTTACCCGGTGAAGATGGGCGCTACTACCATTTGGGAAAGATGGGACGGTATTAAAACAGACGGTTCTTTTCAAACACCCACGATGAACTCCTTCAACCACTATGCTTATGGCGCCATCGGCGACTGGATGTACAGGAAGATGGTCGGCTTAGACACTTATGAAGATGGAGTAGGTTATAAACACATACAGGTAAAACCACATATCGGTGGCAAATTCACACATGCCAGTGCATCTTTACAAACTTACTATGGCACATTAAGTAATGCCTGGAAAAAGGATAGTGCCCAAATCAGCATGCAGGTAGAAATTCCTGCTAATACCAGGGCCACTATCTATATTCCCGGAACTGA
- the obgE gene encoding GTPase ObgE has protein sequence MEKSNFVDQIRVYCRSGHGGAGIKHFLRDKFTAKGGPDGGDGGRGAHIILKGNRNLWTLLHLRYHKNVLAEDGESGGHNKCTGRSGKDIILEVPLGTIVIDEETGEKEAEVLEDGQQVIWLPGGKGGLGNHNFATPTNQAPEHAQPGMPGVEGWKVLELKVLADVGLVGFPNAGKSTLLSVITAAKPKIADYAFTTITPNLGIVEYRDGRSFCIADLPGIIEGAAEGRGLGHRFLRHIERNPVLLFLIPADSNDHRKEFEILLNELEQYNEELLHKEMLIAISKSDMLDDELKQAISAEMPDNIPHFFISSVAQKGLIELKDALWKALNTKEEE, from the coding sequence GTGGAGAAAAGCAACTTTGTAGACCAGATACGTGTTTATTGTCGCAGCGGGCATGGTGGAGCTGGTATTAAACATTTTTTAAGAGATAAATTCACTGCCAAAGGCGGACCAGACGGTGGTGATGGCGGTCGTGGCGCCCATATTATTTTAAAAGGGAACCGGAACCTTTGGACATTATTGCATTTGCGTTATCATAAAAATGTATTGGCGGAAGACGGTGAAAGCGGCGGGCATAACAAATGTACCGGCCGGAGTGGTAAAGATATTATCCTGGAAGTGCCATTGGGTACCATTGTTATAGATGAGGAAACCGGCGAAAAAGAGGCGGAAGTATTGGAAGACGGTCAGCAGGTAATTTGGTTACCTGGCGGAAAGGGGGGCCTGGGCAATCATAATTTTGCAACACCCACTAACCAGGCGCCGGAACATGCGCAACCAGGTATGCCAGGCGTTGAGGGCTGGAAAGTACTGGAACTAAAGGTACTGGCTGATGTAGGCTTAGTAGGCTTCCCCAATGCCGGTAAGTCAACGCTTTTATCAGTGATCACTGCAGCGAAGCCTAAGATCGCTGATTATGCGTTTACTACGATCACACCCAACCTGGGTATCGTAGAATACCGCGACGGGCGTAGCTTCTGTATTGCCGATTTACCGGGTATTATTGAAGGAGCGGCCGAAGGTCGCGGATTGGGACACCGGTTTTTGCGCCATATTGAACGTAACCCTGTATTATTATTCCTGATCCCGGCAGACAGCAATGACCACCGGAAAGAATTTGAAATTCTGCTGAACGAGCTCGAACAATATAATGAAGAGCTGTTGCATAAAGAGATGCTGATCGCCATTAGTAAAAGTGATATGCTGGATGATGAGCTGAAACAAGCTATCAGCGCCGAGATGCCTGATAATATCCCGCATTTCTTTATTTCATCCGTAGCACAAAAGGGACTGATTGAATTAAAGGACGCTTTGTGGAAGGCGCTGAATACCAAAGAGGAAGAATAA
- a CDS encoding SET domain-containing protein: MSLPAKHLKVKVSTIPQSGKGLFAAIDVPKGAVITEYVGRRATWADVEDDADNPYIYFIDEQNVIDASKDLKSLGRYANDATGLTRVPGLKNNAEYYEEDNRVYIKATTAIPAGSEIFVSYGKDYWNQVRENIKLDTAAKKKAR; this comes from the coding sequence ATGAGCCTACCCGCAAAGCATTTAAAAGTAAAAGTTTCGACGATCCCTCAATCCGGTAAAGGATTATTTGCAGCGATTGATGTTCCTAAAGGAGCCGTTATCACTGAGTATGTTGGTCGCCGTGCCACCTGGGCTGATGTGGAAGACGATGCGGACAACCCCTACATTTATTTTATAGACGAACAAAATGTAATTGATGCCTCGAAGGATCTAAAATCCCTGGGACGGTATGCTAATGACGCAACGGGCCTTACCCGGGTACCCGGACTGAAGAACAACGCGGAATATTACGAAGAAGACAACCGGGTTTATATAAAAGCCACAACTGCAATACCTGCGGGAAGCGAAATATTTGTTTCTTACGGAAAGGACTACTGGAACCAGGTGAGGGAAAACATCAAACTGGATACAGCAGCAAAGAAAAAAGCCCGGTAA
- a CDS encoding S46 family peptidase, with protein MFKRSLVVMLLLVATVFKSFADEGMWLPHLLGQQVYSDMVKKGLKLTKEQLYSVNKSSLKDAIIIFGGGCTGEIVSAEGLIFTNHHCGYGAIAGASTVDHNYLRDGFYAKNKAEEIKTALTVQFLLRIEDVTKEVTAALGNLSGAERANKQQEVIMAINKRLSDANNSIDCRVSPMFKGNQYLAFVYEIYKDIRLVGTPPESVGKFGGDTDNWEWPRHTGDYSIFRVYANKENKPATYDAANVPLKPKWFLPVSLKGVKENDFAMIWGYPGGTNRYESSYGIQLATEVNNPTLVKARDMRLKYMFEEMKKDPATKLKLASSYAGIANYWKFFDGETKQLLKYDIYGQKKAAENKFITWAKGKPEYQNLFADWGKAYEEWKPFAEERVYLNEGILGSPLVAFAASVRMAATAKNAGTEEAKKQLNTRRAAFLEAEDRPSDENILAASTKMFYENVEKDQQPKGFFEALQQKYGSLDDLATYKKYAADVFKNTALFDDAKWSALISSGDAVQVGNDPAVKHAAAFIDNYRSRFDPAYQQFTIKNNDYGRIYLKGVLEMDAAKAKMMYPDATFTMRVSYGQVKPYQPKDAVSYDYVTTSKGLLEKYVAGDYEFDLPAKQIELIKKKDFGQYADPVRKDLVIGFISSNDITGGNSGSPVINANGELIGLAFDGNYEALSHKLAFDKDLNRTINVDIRYVLWCIDKLGGASNIIKELKLVK; from the coding sequence ATGTTTAAAAGATCTCTGGTAGTGATGCTGTTGCTGGTGGCAACGGTATTTAAATCCTTTGCAGATGAAGGTATGTGGCTGCCCCACTTATTAGGGCAGCAGGTATATAGTGATATGGTTAAAAAAGGCCTTAAGCTAACTAAGGAACAGTTATATAGTGTTAATAAAAGTTCCCTGAAAGACGCGATCATTATTTTTGGCGGAGGTTGTACGGGTGAAATCGTAAGTGCAGAAGGTTTGATCTTCACCAACCACCATTGTGGGTATGGGGCTATTGCCGGAGCAAGCACTGTTGATCACAATTACCTGCGCGACGGTTTCTATGCGAAGAATAAAGCAGAAGAAATAAAAACAGCGCTTACTGTTCAGTTTTTGTTGCGTATCGAAGATGTGACCAAAGAAGTAACGGCCGCTTTAGGTAATTTATCAGGCGCGGAACGTGCAAACAAACAACAGGAAGTGATTATGGCCATCAATAAAAGGTTGAGCGATGCAAACAATAGCATAGATTGCCGCGTTAGTCCCATGTTCAAAGGTAATCAGTACCTGGCTTTTGTATACGAAATCTACAAAGATATCCGACTGGTAGGCACACCACCCGAGAGTGTAGGTAAATTTGGAGGAGATACCGATAACTGGGAGTGGCCCCGGCATACAGGAGACTACTCTATTTTCCGTGTATATGCGAATAAAGAAAATAAACCCGCTACTTATGATGCGGCGAATGTACCTCTGAAACCAAAATGGTTTTTACCGGTATCATTAAAGGGAGTGAAAGAAAATGACTTTGCGATGATCTGGGGCTACCCCGGTGGTACCAATCGGTATGAGTCTTCTTATGGTATTCAACTGGCTACCGAGGTAAATAATCCAACATTGGTTAAGGCGCGTGACATGCGTTTGAAGTACATGTTTGAAGAAATGAAAAAGGATCCTGCAACCAAGCTGAAACTGGCATCCAGCTATGCTGGTATCGCCAATTACTGGAAGTTTTTCGACGGGGAGACTAAACAGTTATTGAAATATGACATATATGGCCAGAAAAAGGCTGCAGAAAATAAATTTATCACCTGGGCAAAAGGCAAGCCGGAGTACCAGAATCTTTTTGCAGACTGGGGCAAAGCTTATGAGGAGTGGAAGCCTTTTGCTGAAGAAAGAGTGTACCTGAACGAGGGTATTTTGGGATCTCCTTTAGTTGCATTTGCAGCAAGCGTAAGGATGGCTGCCACCGCAAAAAATGCAGGTACAGAGGAAGCAAAAAAGCAACTCAACACCAGGAGGGCTGCTTTCCTGGAAGCTGAGGACCGGCCTTCCGATGAAAATATACTGGCAGCATCAACTAAAATGTTTTATGAGAATGTAGAAAAAGACCAGCAGCCCAAAGGCTTTTTTGAAGCTTTACAGCAGAAGTATGGTTCTTTGGATGATTTGGCTACCTATAAAAAATATGCAGCTGATGTATTTAAAAACACCGCCCTATTCGATGATGCAAAATGGTCTGCTTTAATCAGCAGCGGCGATGCGGTACAAGTTGGTAATGACCCCGCAGTGAAACACGCTGCCGCGTTTATAGACAATTACCGGTCAAGATTCGATCCGGCGTATCAGCAGTTCACTATTAAAAATAATGACTACGGAAGGATATACCTGAAAGGTGTATTGGAAATGGATGCTGCTAAGGCTAAGATGATGTATCCAGATGCAACATTTACGATGCGCGTAAGCTATGGGCAGGTGAAACCTTACCAACCTAAGGATGCAGTTTCCTATGATTATGTAACGACATCAAAAGGTTTACTGGAAAAATATGTGGCTGGGGATTATGAGTTTGACCTTCCTGCAAAACAGATCGAATTAATTAAGAAGAAAGATTTTGGTCAGTATGCAGACCCGGTTCGTAAAGACCTGGTGATCGGCTTTATTTCTTCCAATGATATTACAGGGGGCAACTCCGGTTCACCGGTAATCAATGCAAATGGAGAGCTGATCGGTTTGGCATTTGATGGTAATTATGAAGCGTTGAGCCATAAGCTGGCGTTTGATAAAGATCTGAACCGTACCATTAATGTGGATATACGCTATGTACTATGGTGTATTGATAAACTGGGCGGGGCATCTAATATCATTAAAGAATTGAAACTCGTTAAATAG
- a CDS encoding mandelate racemase/muconate lactonizing enzyme family protein has translation MDKALITRIELHKLSVPLKEPFIISLGPIYSADNVVVVVHTEIGIAGWGECSPFMSINGESANTALVVAKYFEKIWLGKDALQIEERINELDSLIYGNNSIKSAFDMTLYDIAAQMAGQPLYQYLGGSKSKRIETDYTVSVGDATKMAADALKIKQAGFPVIKVKIGKGGASDVERIRTIREAVGYEIPLRVDANQGWGFEEAITTLKALEPFNIQHCEEPLPRWAFMQLPEIRRQSPVRIMSDETCGDHHDVQRLIDLKACDLINIKLGKSGGIFKALKMIRLAETHDVKIQIGAFLESRIGMTAFAHLALCSEQIIYFDFDTALMFSEDPVEGGMIYKENGVIEVPEEPGIGARLKSK, from the coding sequence ATGGATAAAGCACTGATCACAAGAATAGAACTGCACAAACTATCTGTTCCTTTAAAAGAACCTTTTATTATTTCATTAGGACCGATTTACAGCGCAGATAATGTGGTGGTAGTCGTTCATACCGAAATTGGTATTGCCGGCTGGGGAGAATGCAGCCCGTTTATGAGCATCAATGGCGAAAGCGCGAATACCGCCCTGGTGGTAGCGAAATATTTTGAAAAGATATGGCTGGGAAAAGATGCACTGCAGATTGAAGAGCGCATCAATGAGCTGGATAGCTTGATATACGGCAATAATAGCATCAAAAGCGCTTTTGATATGACCTTGTATGATATTGCTGCGCAAATGGCCGGTCAGCCGCTATATCAATACCTGGGCGGATCAAAAAGTAAAAGAATAGAAACTGATTATACGGTAAGCGTGGGCGATGCAACAAAGATGGCCGCTGATGCGTTAAAAATAAAGCAGGCCGGTTTCCCGGTGATCAAGGTAAAAATAGGAAAGGGTGGTGCCAGTGATGTAGAGCGGATCAGGACTATACGTGAAGCGGTGGGGTACGAAATACCGTTAAGGGTCGATGCTAACCAGGGTTGGGGATTTGAAGAAGCTATTACTACTTTAAAAGCGTTGGAACCCTTTAATATACAGCATTGCGAAGAGCCTTTACCCCGTTGGGCTTTTATGCAGTTGCCCGAAATAAGGAGGCAAAGCCCCGTTCGCATTATGAGCGACGAAACCTGCGGTGATCACCATGATGTGCAAAGGTTGATTGACTTAAAGGCATGTGATCTGATCAATATTAAATTGGGTAAAAGCGGGGGCATTTTTAAAGCCTTAAAGATGATCAGGCTGGCCGAAACGCATGATGTTAAGATTCAGATTGGCGCTTTCCTGGAATCAAGGATTGGCATGACCGCTTTTGCACACCTGGCTTTATGCAGCGAACAGATCATCTATTTTGATTTTGATACAGCGCTGATGTTTAGTGAAGACCCTGTTGAAGGCGGAATGATATATAAAGAAAACGGGGTAATTGAAGTGCCGGAAGAGCCTGGTATCGGGGCCCGGTTAAAAAGCAAATGA
- a CDS encoding FUSC family membrane protein, which produces MDYIKEYKQFVSSYYFNEAIRITIGITLPAIVFSYFGKLEIGLILSLGAMAVSASDIPGPIHQRRNGMLATIALIFFSSVITGYINHHPLLLGVGITIFCFSLSFIGAYGARVNSIGFAGILIMILTLDMRAEGVDVLIHGLFLVAGGLWYTMLSLALFGVRPYKIIQQALGDNIIAIGDYFGTRALFYDKNADYDKVYKMLMEEQQQIQDKQTLLREMLFKSRNIVKESTVTGRTLLIIFTESIDLFEKSSATFYNYEAMHKRFDDSGILSHFQQMIYVIVDELHQIGLAVQSGRPPRATRKLNNELKLLQTRFEEFANKYRNPETFDSLVNMRKLLQSVEEITLRIYTLHHYTRYDRKKIKEYKLSGNYEYFVTKTDLDIEILKENFSLKSNSFRHAIRVTLACILGYGVANLLELQYSYWVLLTIIVILKPTYSVTRQRNYQRLLGTFVGALGGLALLYLIPTQNGKFAAMIFLMIITYSFMRTKYLVSVIFMTAFIMIFFYLLNSHNFYEIFKSRLIDTTVGSIIAFIAAYILVPSWEKTQLNTYISSALKTSKKYFETVAATFATGAMNDLDYKLSRKEAFIEQANLSGGFTRMMNEPKSKQGDLKKIHQMVVLIYTLNSHIVSLASFARGFKNKYGDEDFHAIKDDITAELNEALLHIAHKEVTEAQHHAPIELKEELDELVSKRRLELQQGLVETETRKVLVEFKPVVDQFLFISRIAGDIKKLAKSF; this is translated from the coding sequence GTGGATTATATAAAGGAATATAAACAATTTGTAAGCAGCTACTACTTCAATGAAGCCATTCGTATCACCATTGGTATTACGTTGCCGGCAATCGTATTCAGCTATTTTGGTAAGCTTGAAATAGGTTTGATACTTTCTTTAGGCGCCATGGCAGTTAGCGCTTCGGATATACCCGGTCCCATACACCAGCGACGCAATGGCATGCTGGCTACGATAGCGCTTATTTTTTTCTCATCCGTAATAACCGGTTATATCAATCATCACCCTCTTTTACTGGGGGTAGGGATCACTATATTTTGCTTTTCCCTGAGTTTTATCGGCGCTTACGGCGCTCGGGTTAACTCCATTGGTTTCGCAGGGATCCTGATCATGATCTTAACCCTCGATATGCGTGCCGAGGGAGTAGACGTGCTGATTCATGGACTATTCCTGGTTGCAGGAGGTCTTTGGTATACCATGCTCAGCCTGGCTTTATTCGGTGTAAGACCTTATAAGATCATCCAGCAGGCTTTAGGTGATAATATTATCGCCATTGGCGACTACTTCGGCACCCGGGCTCTTTTTTATGATAAGAACGCTGATTACGATAAGGTCTATAAAATGCTGATGGAAGAGCAGCAGCAGATACAGGATAAGCAAACCCTGTTGCGGGAAATGCTTTTTAAAAGCCGCAACATTGTAAAGGAATCAACGGTAACAGGCCGTACGCTGCTGATCATTTTTACGGAGTCCATAGATCTGTTTGAAAAATCATCGGCCACCTTTTACAATTACGAGGCGATGCATAAACGCTTCGATGACAGTGGCATTTTAAGCCATTTTCAGCAAATGATCTATGTGATCGTAGATGAGTTACACCAGATCGGCCTGGCCGTGCAAAGCGGCCGTCCGCCGCGGGCTACCCGGAAATTGAATAATGAGCTGAAGCTTTTACAAACCAGGTTTGAAGAATTTGCCAATAAATACCGAAATCCCGAAACCTTCGACTCACTGGTAAATATGCGTAAACTGCTTCAATCCGTTGAGGAGATTACACTGCGTATTTACACCCTGCACCATTATACCCGTTACGATCGTAAGAAAATAAAGGAATACAAACTGTCAGGGAACTATGAGTATTTTGTAACTAAAACAGACCTGGATATTGAAATACTTAAAGAAAACTTTTCCTTGAAATCCAATAGCTTCAGGCATGCCATCCGGGTAACGCTGGCCTGTATACTGGGTTACGGGGTAGCCAATTTGTTGGAGCTGCAGTACAGTTACTGGGTATTGCTGACGATCATTGTTATACTAAAGCCGACTTATAGTGTTACCCGCCAGCGAAATTACCAAAGGCTGTTAGGAACCTTTGTGGGCGCATTAGGAGGATTGGCATTATTATATTTGATCCCAACGCAAAATGGCAAGTTTGCGGCCATGATCTTTTTAATGATCATCACTTATAGTTTTATGCGTACCAAGTACCTGGTGAGTGTAATTTTCATGACGGCGTTTATCATGATCTTCTTTTACCTGCTCAATAGCCATAATTTTTACGAGATATTTAAAAGCAGGCTAATTGATACGACTGTCGGTTCGATCATTGCATTTATAGCTGCCTATATTCTGGTGCCTTCCTGGGAAAAAACGCAGTTGAATACTTATATCAGCAGTGCGTTGAAAACATCGAAGAAATATTTTGAAACAGTGGCTGCAACTTTTGCTACAGGAGCCATGAACGACCTGGATTACAAGCTGAGCAGGAAGGAAGCATTTATTGAGCAGGCCAATTTGTCGGGCGGCTTTACCCGTATGATGAACGAACCCAAAAGCAAGCAAGGCGATCTGAAGAAGATCCACCAAATGGTGGTATTGATCTACACCTTAAACTCACATATTGTATCGCTGGCCAGCTTTGCCAGGGGTTTTAAGAATAAGTATGGCGACGAAGATTTTCATGCCATTAAAGATGATATTACAGCGGAGCTTAATGAAGCATTATTGCACATAGCGCACAAAGAAGTTACTGAAGCGCAGCATCATGCCCCCATCGAATTAAAAGAGGAATTAGACGAACTGGTCTCTAAAAGAAGACTGGAACTGCAGCAGGGCCTGGTGGAGACCGAGACCCGCAAAGTACTGGTAGAATTTAAACCCGTTGTTGACCAGTTTTTGTTTATCAGCCGTATTGCGGGAGACATTAAAAAACTGGCCAAAAGCTTTTAA
- a CDS encoding acyl-CoA dehydrogenase family protein yields MNKKQPLALNKERIDELRRLCKEAEKKGSLSHAVLKIIFEEKWFKLFLPKAYGGLELDLPEALRYEEQLAYIDGSLGWTITLCAGANLFAGYIHSRKAASIFSSSKVCFGGSGAVSGVAAKVKGGYIVNGFWRYATGAPHLTHFTANCTIEENGQPLLNKDNSPVVRSFFFNKKDVIIHEDWNTMGLIATAGHSFSVKDLKVSLDQSFIIDAAHASLKDRIYQYPFMPLAESTIAVNTLGMTRRFMELALEIVKKRQHKIGDAAYDFAAGQITKEQQKITQLAGELYQWVQISWDELISKGKLSGKSIARISGKSRDLVNHCRTAVTAIYPYCGLAATNPSSDINRVFRDIFTGSQHGLLTFKR; encoded by the coding sequence ATGAACAAAAAACAGCCTTTAGCTTTGAATAAAGAGCGAATTGACGAATTAAGAAGATTGTGCAAAGAAGCCGAAAAGAAAGGATCATTATCCCATGCTGTTTTAAAGATCATCTTCGAGGAAAAATGGTTTAAGCTTTTTCTACCTAAGGCCTATGGCGGGTTGGAGCTAGATCTGCCCGAAGCCTTACGGTATGAAGAGCAGCTGGCTTATATTGACGGCAGCCTGGGTTGGACCATAACACTGTGCGCAGGTGCGAATCTTTTTGCAGGTTATATACACAGCAGGAAAGCTGCCTCCATTTTCTCTTCATCCAAAGTATGTTTTGGTGGAAGTGGCGCCGTAAGCGGAGTAGCTGCTAAAGTAAAGGGTGGATATATAGTGAACGGCTTCTGGCGTTATGCTACCGGCGCACCACATCTTACTCATTTTACCGCAAACTGCACTATTGAAGAAAACGGTCAGCCACTGTTAAATAAAGACAACAGTCCGGTGGTAAGATCATTCTTCTTTAATAAAAAAGATGTCATCATCCACGAAGACTGGAACACCATGGGGCTGATCGCCACAGCTGGTCATAGCTTTAGCGTGAAGGATCTGAAAGTGTCCTTAGACCAAAGTTTTATTATTGATGCTGCTCACGCAAGTTTAAAGGACCGCATTTACCAATATCCTTTTATGCCCTTGGCCGAATCTACCATTGCTGTTAATACATTAGGGATGACACGGAGGTTTATGGAACTGGCTCTTGAAATCGTTAAAAAGAGACAACACAAAATTGGTGATGCGGCTTACGATTTTGCTGCGGGGCAGATTACCAAAGAACAACAAAAAATAACTCAATTGGCTGGTGAGCTTTACCAATGGGTGCAAATATCCTGGGACGAGCTCATTTCCAAAGGGAAGCTTTCCGGGAAAAGTATCGCCAGGATATCAGGTAAAAGCCGGGACCTGGTGAATCATTGCAGAACTGCAGTAACAGCCATTTACCCATACTGCGGGCTCGCAGCAACCAACCCTTCTTCCGATATCAACAGGGTGTTCAGGGATATCTTTACAGGCAGCCAACACGGATTGCTTACTTTTAAACGTTAA